CTGGAGATTCATTCGTGCCGGAAAGCTCGCTGGGCaatgttttcttctttttttagaaaaggaagaagACCCCCAGTCTTTGCATTTGGATGATGCATACAGTCATTTTATTAATTGTTTATATAAAATCTTATAAaataatacaacagtaagactaaaaccACCGTCTAGGCaatatctgtcgctactcctatccaattgatgaagggatgtTGATAGTCTggacctaataccaaacagacctcgcagccaaatctAACATCTAAGACgtcccatccaggacgcctgctGGGTATGGGTCACTCAccggtccggcgtgctctcagaggccgccgccgccaactgtcaccactccatcttcagaactgtactgatgcatcaaccttactcggtccagctatcgtcgacgccaccacggcacccaacggcacctcctccctgcgcgcaaacagctgagcacgtcgcgatcgccactgatacacctcagcaccatgctgccaagtaccaccggccgacacagcttgaagtctttggaagatctgtcatgcgtagcacctgccgattaggcatgacaaagcgtagcacctgtcggtcaggcatgacttgacatctccacggaagctccgtgcaagacgaagccgctccacctcctgcctctgacttccagcgctacTCCACAAACAATGCTCTTAAGAGAAAATGACACCGCTGTGCAGCCATCatccgatctggaacaccagatcatAGGGTTTCCCCTGGAACAGgacgagtgggtcgacagtagttacacgatgatgccttcatcaaggtaacgacgtagAATGTCGCCATCGcctgccgtcggctcggttttcaccggcaaccatgtcttcccaactcgcagccgggactagatgatggatctcgagatccgatcaccaaaCCTCTGGCCGGCCACCtccgacgaagaagatgaccaccatcACTGGCTACACCGGCCAGAACAGACCAGAGGTGCCGCCAAGCAGTCCATCAGGCCCTCGACGTCGTCGCCAATCTAAGGCCAGATGACATACCGCCGAagaccgcatcgcgccgccgtccgaTCCAGGCCAGCCGCCGCAAGGAGCCGGCCGTGGCCCGAGAGcgggccgaccgccgccgccgtcgaagtCATCGCCGTCGCTTCTACATCGGCCGCACCTCCACGTATGTAGGGGCCCCACCACCCCTGAGACGCGGGAAGGAGGAAGGGCCCCCGCCATTGCCGTCGACCTCCGGTCGCAAGTCGCCGGCGTCCTCCGGCAGCGGCGGGAGGAAGCCAGGAAGATGAGCTAGGCCCCggcggcgcctagggttggggagcCATCCGAGTCGCCCGAACGGGGGCGACGCCAGCTCGCTGGGCAATGTTGCGGTGAGTTGCTCTTTGCTTTTTACTAGTACTTGCCATGCTTGTTCAAATATCATGCCAATCTTCACCTCCAGCTTCTCTTCGCGGCGTCCCACTTCCTACATCCACAATGGGGACGCGAGATTAGAAGCTGGATACGAGGCGAGGCAGAGACGAGACGAGACGAGGAGCAGAGCGTGACGTGTCCAGGCGTTCTCCCATGGCGACGAAGATACGCGTGCCCATCAATGTCATGTAGCGTCGAGTTCGAGCTCGCCGCGTCTACTCGAGGACCCGACGACGATAGCGATTAGCAGGTGGCTCTTCGTGTGTTTTGGAGTGGAGATGCCACGAATGAATGATTTTCTGTACCAGGGCGTGCGTGCTTTGGTTGGACGAtcgcgcaaacgggccagcccataCCCAGGCAACGAGCGAATGTAAAAATGACACGAAAAAACAAAAGCGCACGCGATGGAGTCCAACACCCGACATCACGCTGAGTAGCAGGGACGCCAACAACAGGAGCTAGGCTAAATTGCAGCGCTGAAGTTAAACTATGTACAACGGCAGATCTGGgtttttttttcttcaaaatttCCAACAATTCTTGGAAAACAATGTAAAGAATTTtccttcaaatatttgaataatgcTTCAAAATAATGAATAAATTTCTAAATTCGAACAAACTTTAGAAACTTGAACAAACTATTGAAATTCCAAATGTTTATTGATTTTTTATATACAACGAACAATTTTAAAGTATTCATTGAACATGTTTTTGATATattctgaacaatttttaaatacacattgaacatttttgtgatatacttTGAACAATATTTAAATACACATTAAACATTTTTGTGACATATGTTGAACAATATTTAAATTTACATTGCATTATGTGAATAAGACGTGTGCAGATTTTCCTAAACAATGATAAAATATTTGGAGATCATGATAATGTGATGAACACATTTTAATGTGCATGACATACCTTTTCCAAATTGTATTTTGAAAACgttatatttttttcaaaaataagcaAAATCAATTTTTGAAACACATGATGAAATTTTTCTAAATACACCTTGAGCATTTTTTTTTTGAATACGCAATGAGTATTTTTCAATGCAAGGTGAACCTTTCCCGTAAACACGGTGAATATTTTCTAAATACACCTGACCAGTTTTTGAAATAGGCGATAAACATTTTTAAGTGGATGATGAACCTTTTATATAAACGCGATGAACATTATCTTATACACAATGAATAATATTATTAAATACATAATTTAAAAAATACATGATAAACATTCTTTAAAACATGATGATCACTTTCAGAATATACGTTGAACATTTCGTTGAAATATGGGATGAACATATTAAAAAACATGATAAGGTCTTTTGAAAAACAGTTTGCACATTTTATAACATACGCAAAGGAACCAGGAactgaaagaaaagaaacaaactttaataaaaaaaagggaaatgggaacaaaaaaagagaataaaaccTTTTTAATACACGAAAAAAAGTTTTGAAACACACAATGAACATTATTTAAATACACCATGAATATTTAAATACGCAATGGATATTTTTAAATGATTGGTGAACCTTTGTAAACACTTAATGGACTTCTTTTATACATGATGAACAATATATCTGAATACACAATGGGAATTTCTTTTAACATGATTGCATTTTTATATATgcaatgtacatttttaaaataaaAAGGATAGTAAATTAGAAAAGTTGTCAccttattttacaaaaataagttatgCATTCATAAAAAAGTGCATGTAATTTAATGCGAAAGCGAAAATGGAAACAATGACAAGATCAAGGAAACCAAAAAAAAGGAAAATGTAAAACCTCAAAGAAACATGAAAGAGCAAACAAAACTTTCACCCCAAAAAAGATTAACATAACATAACAGAAACCCCCCGAAAAAACTGCTAGGAATTGTTGCACGGGGGGTTTGCATGTGATGAACATTCGGTATACTTGTTGCCCCCAAAACTCAATGGTGATGCTGCAATTAAAAAGAATGACATGAAAGAGGTTGTAGCTTCTCGGGTAGTTTGTAAACTGACTTTGTATGCAATTTCTTCTCTTTACCGAAAAAGACTTTAGCTCCGTTTTATAGATAAAGCACCATAGCCAGACAATAACATCCAAACAAAATGCAGGTTCAAGTACGAAAACACACCACGCGCAAATAAACGAGAAGTACaacaggttctgctgagggcacaactcaacaagccctaaaaaaagaaaataaaagcctAAGAAGGCTGCAGCAAcatgaattttttttccttttctaattCTATTTATCTATTCACATGCATTCCTCCTGCATGGTTCGATTAAAAAAAGGTTTTGGCCATGGTAACAAGGAATGGTGATGGCACATTCGCAAGGGCTTCAACGATCACGTTTGAAGGAATTCTGGACCCCGAGATACTCAAGGCACTTGGTTGCACGGAAGGCTTAGCTCTAGCAAGTGATCTGATGATGTGAAGAGTTTGTACTGCAAGTTATTGTTCACGTGTGATCAAATCTTTGTATGAAGGAATTGCTAGAACTTATGCATATATGACCAAGGAAATCAAAGCCCGAAACACAAACacaataaaaattacatcaagatcCTTTTGACCATCGAACAACTGCTACGAGTAGAAGTCTAGAACGAGCCCCACACGCAGAAGCTAGCTCATAGTTGTTCACATGTTGAGTGTGGATGTTGAATTTGGCTGTCTGTTCAGCCCTTCTGACGTCTGTATCCCAAATTCTATTGTGGGTTTTTCACACAAAAAAAACTCTATCGATTTTTGAATTAATGGGGTATAATTCTAAAAAAAAAAGTGGTAACAAGACCAAGAACTTGGTGGAGAGCATGCACACGCTGATCATCCATTGCTTCGTCACAAAAGAAAAACCATCACCGACACTACCGATCTCTGATCTCTATGGTCAACGCAATATTCTTGGATGGCGCCTCGACGTCGTGCCCTGATGACTTGTGATGATGATAACATAGAAAACACAAGCAGGTCAGAGTCCTCGAGCAAACATCAGCTCACACGTATGCCTGCATCGCCCGGCCGCCGCCACCATATATGGGCACCGCCTCGCTCTGCGCGCTGGCGTGCACGGTGTCggcggtagacggtggcggcatgcCTCTGGTCACCGCGATCACCAAGGACGCGGCCACCTCCCTCTACACCGCGCCGCTCAAGGACACTCAGcccctcgtcctcgacctctccgGCCCCATCGTCTGGACCACCTGCGACGGGCCCTCCCATGACACGCTCGACTGCAGCAGCGACGCCTGCATGCGCGCGCACCGGTTCCAGCCGCCCAACTGCCCGCAGACCGGCTACGGCGAGCCCGACGCCCGCAGCCGCAACCGCTGCAAGTGCACCACGCACCCGCACAACCCCGTCTCCGGCGACACCGCGTCGGGGGACGTGACGCGCGTCACGCTCTCCGCCAACGCCACCGACGGGAAGAATCCTCTGTATCAGGTGTCGTTCACCGCCGTGGCGTCCTGCGCGCCGGGCTCGCTCCTGGCGAAGCTGCCGGCGGGGGCGGCCGGCGTCGCGGGGCTCGCGCGCTCGGGCCTCGCGCTCCCGGAGCAGGTCGCGGACACGCAGAGGGTCGGTAACAAGTTCGCGCTCTGCCTTCCCAGCGCCGGCTCCGGCGCCGGCGTGGCCATCTTCGGCGGGGGCCCGCTCTTCCTCCTGCCGCCGGGCCGGCCAGACATCAACGCGACCCTGGCCGGGTACACGCCGCTGCGCAAGCACGTCGAGTCCCCCGGGTACTACATCTCGGCCGACAAGGGCATCGCCGTGAACCAGGCCCGGCTGCAGCTCGACGACGGGTACGGCGCGCCGTTGGTTCTCGGGCTGTGCTCCACGATCCCGTACACGGCGCTCCGGCCCGACGTATACCGTGCGTTCATCAAGGCGTTCAACACGGCCACGGCGGGGAGGGCGAGGATcacgccggcggtggcgccgttcgAGCTGTGCTACAACTCGACGGAGCTGGGGTCGACGCGGCTGGGCTACGCCGTGCCGCAGATCGACCTGATGCTGGAGGGCGGCAAGAACTGGACGTTGTTCGTGTAAGATTTGGTATAAGCGTTCCTACTCCTTAAGGGAGCCGCATCGTGTATATTTATATGGGGCAACAATGCCTTGCCGTGGCGTACAAGAAAGAAACCAGAGAGGACTCCAATCTGGTTCGGTTAAGAGACAGAGAAGGATACGGGAGAGAAGGATAGGGATAAGTTGAGATTAcatgaagtaaactactcaaactctaacaccctcccttaatctaaaCTATCCTACATTGAAATTTCTCTTGAACTCTTCAAAAGGTTTGGCCGGCAAAGCTTTGGTGAATCCATCAGCTATTTGATCCTTAGATGGAATGAACCGTATATCCAACTTCTTCTCAGCAACCCTTTCACGCACGAAATGAaaatcaatctcaatgtgtttggt
The Triticum dicoccoides isolate Atlit2015 ecotype Zavitan chromosome 3A, WEW_v2.0, whole genome shotgun sequence genome window above contains:
- the LOC119273016 gene encoding chitinase CLP-like, yielding MVTRNGDGTFARASTITFEGILDPEILKVRVLEQTSAHTYACIARPPPPYMGTASLCALACTVSAVDGGGMPLVTAITKDAATSLYTAPLKDTQPLVLDLSGPIVWTTCDGPSHDTLDCSSDACMRAHRFQPPNCPQTGYGEPDARSRNRCKCTTHPHNPVSGDTASGDVTRVTLSANATDGKNPLYQVSFTAVASCAPGSLLAKLPAGAAGVAGLARSGLALPEQVADTQRVGNKFALCLPSAGSGAGVAIFGGGPLFLLPPGRPDINATLAGYTPLRKHVESPGYYISADKGIAVNQARLQLDDGYGAPLVLGLCSTIPYTALRPDVYRAFIKAFNTATAGRARITPAVAPFELCYNSTELGSTRLGYAVPQIDLMLEGGKNWTLFGGNSMVQVNDNTECLAFVKMKQEEVDKHGGSPAAVIGGFHMENNLLVFDEEKQRLGFSSLLWGRQTTCSNFNFTMAA